A region from the Halosolutus gelatinilyticus genome encodes:
- the hflX gene encoding GTPase HflX: MARARNESRRTVIANRSTTAPVATDEIRALVRALGDEVVAERTQVGPEDAGTYFGRGKLDDLAETVIATDARRLVVDGELTPSQHRAIESTMPDGTVVIDRYRLVLEIFETQAGTRRAQHQVELARLRYDLPRVIESADEGLLNEETEKGSPVYDVRDRIDRLEGKLEELPDPAEQFRKRRREEGFDLVTITGYTNAGKSTLLHRLADDLSIEDAHPDGEGADGRSADEASNKNATAAVADRLFETLETTTRRATIDGRPMLATDTVGFVDDLPHDLVESFTSTLSEAAAADVVVLVADASGPREGVRDRLEVALEVLDVQGVDGERIVPALNKVDRLSADERVRRRELASDRVPASAADPVPVSILDGTNLDRLRSAIRRRLPTERATLRMPNCDDAMSLVSRAYDRTAVEEVEYDGDAVTIVCRGSPPTIDRLRADAARITRAA, encoded by the coding sequence ATGGCACGAGCACGAAACGAAAGCAGACGCACAGTCATCGCGAACCGATCGACGACCGCCCCCGTCGCGACCGACGAGATTCGAGCGCTGGTCCGCGCGCTCGGCGACGAGGTCGTCGCCGAACGAACGCAAGTCGGACCCGAAGACGCCGGAACGTACTTCGGCCGAGGAAAGCTCGACGACCTGGCCGAAACCGTGATCGCGACCGACGCCCGGCGCCTCGTCGTCGACGGCGAACTCACGCCGAGCCAGCACCGCGCGATCGAATCGACGATGCCGGACGGGACGGTGGTGATCGATCGCTATCGGCTCGTCCTCGAAATCTTCGAGACGCAGGCGGGAACGCGACGGGCGCAACACCAGGTCGAACTGGCGCGCCTTCGCTACGACCTGCCGCGAGTGATTGAGTCGGCGGACGAGGGGCTGCTCAACGAGGAGACCGAGAAGGGATCCCCCGTTTACGACGTTCGCGATCGAATCGATCGACTAGAAGGAAAACTCGAGGAACTCCCGGATCCCGCCGAGCAGTTCCGAAAACGCCGCCGCGAGGAGGGATTCGACCTCGTCACCATCACGGGCTACACGAACGCCGGGAAGTCGACACTTTTGCACCGGCTCGCCGACGACCTGTCGATCGAGGACGCACACCCCGACGGAGAGGGGGCTGACGGACGCTCGGCCGACGAGGCCTCGAACAAGAACGCGACCGCTGCCGTCGCCGATCGACTCTTCGAGACGCTCGAGACGACGACTCGGCGGGCAACGATCGACGGCCGACCGATGCTCGCGACCGACACCGTTGGATTCGTCGACGACCTGCCCCACGATCTCGTCGAGTCGTTCACTTCGACGCTCTCCGAGGCGGCCGCAGCTGACGTCGTCGTCCTCGTCGCCGACGCGAGCGGCCCTCGGGAAGGGGTTCGCGATCGACTCGAAGTCGCACTCGAGGTGCTCGACGTACAGGGTGTCGACGGCGAGAGGATCGTTCCGGCGCTGAACAAGGTCGATCGACTCTCGGCGGACGAGCGAGTCCGCCGTCGCGAACTCGCGTCGGACCGCGTGCCCGCGTCGGCGGCGGATCCGGTTCCGGTGAGCATCCTCGACGGAACGAACCTCGATCGGCTTCGATCGGCGATCCGGCGCCGACTGCCGACCGAGCGCGCGACGCTCCGAATGCCGAACTGTGACGACGCGATGTCGCTCGTCTCGCGGGCGTACGATCGGACGGCCGTCGAGGAGGTCGAGTACGACGGCGACGCCGTGACGATCGTCTGCCGCGGATCGCCGCCGACGATCGATCGGTTGCGGGCGGACGCGGCCCGGATTACCCGGGCGGCGTAG
- the pan1 gene encoding proteasome-activating nucleotidase Pan1, with protein sequence MSDTVDDVDLPYDEDEASQQEKIQALEERLEILESQNEEMRDKLLDANAENNKYQQKLERLTHENKKLKQSPLFVATVQEITDEGVIIKQHGNNQEALTEVTEEMREDLEPDARVAVNNSLSIVKTLSNETDVRARVMEVTESPDVSYEDIGGLEEQLQEVRETVEMPLEKPDMFDDVGIDPPSGVLLYGPPGTGKTMLAKAVANQTDATFIKMAGSELVHKFIGEGAKLVRDLFDVARDHEPAVIFIDEIDAIAAKRTESKTSGDAEVQRTMMQLLSEMDGFEERGEIRIIAATNRFDMLDRAILRPGRFDRLIEVPKPNEEGREIIFQIHTRDMNVDDDVDFAALAAEAEDASGADVKAICTEAGMFAIRDDRTEIRMEDFHNAWEKVQQESDAAEDVSKTFA encoded by the coding sequence ATGAGTGACACTGTGGACGACGTCGACCTCCCGTACGACGAGGACGAGGCGTCCCAACAGGAGAAAATCCAGGCGCTCGAGGAACGGCTGGAGATCCTCGAGTCGCAAAACGAGGAGATGCGCGACAAACTCCTCGATGCGAACGCCGAGAACAACAAGTACCAGCAGAAGCTCGAGCGGTTGACCCACGAGAACAAGAAGCTCAAACAGTCCCCGCTGTTCGTCGCCACGGTTCAGGAGATCACGGACGAAGGCGTCATCATCAAACAGCACGGGAACAACCAGGAGGCGCTGACGGAGGTCACCGAGGAGATGCGCGAGGACCTCGAACCCGACGCTCGCGTGGCCGTCAACAACTCCCTCTCTATCGTTAAGACTCTCTCGAACGAAACCGACGTGCGCGCTCGGGTTATGGAAGTCACCGAGAGCCCCGACGTGAGCTACGAGGACATCGGCGGCCTCGAAGAGCAGTTACAGGAGGTTCGCGAAACCGTCGAGATGCCCCTGGAGAAGCCCGACATGTTCGATGACGTCGGCATCGACCCGCCGAGCGGCGTCCTGCTGTACGGCCCGCCGGGGACGGGCAAGACGATGCTCGCGAAGGCCGTCGCCAACCAGACCGACGCCACCTTCATCAAGATGGCCGGCTCCGAACTGGTCCACAAGTTCATCGGCGAGGGCGCCAAGCTCGTCCGGGATCTGTTCGACGTCGCCCGCGACCACGAACCCGCGGTCATCTTCATCGACGAGATCGACGCGATCGCCGCCAAGCGAACGGAGTCGAAAACGTCGGGCGACGCAGAGGTTCAACGGACGATGATGCAACTGCTCTCCGAGATGGACGGCTTCGAGGAGCGCGGCGAGATCCGCATCATCGCCGCGACCAACCGCTTCGACATGCTCGATCGCGCCATCCTCCGACCGGGCCGCTTCGATCGCCTCATCGAGGTGCCAAAGCCGAACGAGGAAGGCCGAGAGATCATCTTCCAGATCCACACGCGCGACATGAACGTCGACGACGACGTCGACTTCGCGGCGCTGGCCGCCGAGGCCGAAGACGCCTCCGGTGCGGACGTCAAAGCGATCTGCACCGAAGCCGGCATGTTCGCGATCCGCGACGATCGCACCGAGATCCGGATGGAGGACTTCCACAACGCCTGGGAGAAGGTCCAGCAGGAGTCCGATGCCGCCGAAGACGTCTCGAAGACGTTCGCGTAA
- the rad50 gene encoding DNA double-strand break repair ATPase Rad50, with protein sequence MRVDRVRLRNFKCYGDADLSLDRGVTVVHGVNGSGKSTLLEAVFFALYGSKALDDRTLDDVITTGEEDAEIELWFAHDGRSYRVERELKLRGDRAVTTKCVLETPDETIEGARDVRREVRTLLRMDADAFVNCAYVRQGEVNKLIHASPSDRQDMIDDLLQLGALEDYRERASDARLGVKSVLDGRREVLENLRTQVENKESQDLHEQLNDLESRRRELSAEIDRFEDQREQARETLEAAEDVLDRHEETRTEIETLESEIEELREKIAETEREREDTKDEIRSLEERRTKLAAERDELLEGADLDLVDPDRDAIDDRIETLEARDEELRDDLEDVRVAITEKNGEIDRLREEAADLESDAAEARTEAADLESQLSADEEAIDERETKLDDLESEIETARASFDDASVEVGDAADHLADLEAEREALTDEIGDVTADIRTAENAIEDGETLLEEGKCPECGQPVEDSPHVDVLDEKREQLAELEDRRDELQREREELDERIERAEALREAERRIDRLADNRDNLEQLLAEKRETVAERREQCERLRESAAEDERDAEAKRNEADALEESVAETRTGLGEINTERGEIRGDLETLERLAEIADERADLAGEAETLRERRADWETMNDERREQLSAKRDRKRELESEFDEDRVEAARDDKQNAESYIEKVDEKLSALEERRDEVQGRIGRVEEKLEDLERLRDRLEAAERRCEKLESLYEEAETLQATYGDLRAELRQRNVETLERLLNETFDLVYQNDSYAGIDLDGDYRLTVYQKDGEPLDPEQLSGGERALFNLSLRCAIYRLLAEGVEGTAPMPPLILDEPTVFLDSGHVTRLVSLVESMRGLGVEQIVVVSHDEELVGAADSIVRVEKDATSNRSRLERGEPPEAALLAPE encoded by the coding sequence GTGAGGGTCGATCGCGTCCGACTCCGGAATTTCAAGTGCTACGGGGACGCCGACCTCTCGCTCGATCGCGGCGTCACCGTCGTTCACGGCGTCAACGGTAGCGGGAAGTCGACGCTTCTCGAGGCCGTCTTCTTCGCGCTCTACGGCTCGAAGGCTCTCGACGATCGCACGCTCGACGACGTGATCACGACCGGCGAGGAGGACGCCGAGATCGAACTTTGGTTCGCCCACGACGGCCGATCGTACCGCGTTGAACGCGAGCTCAAACTGCGCGGCGATCGGGCGGTGACGACGAAGTGCGTCCTCGAGACGCCCGACGAGACGATCGAGGGCGCACGCGACGTCCGCCGCGAAGTGCGGACGCTTCTGCGAATGGACGCCGACGCGTTCGTCAACTGCGCCTACGTCCGCCAGGGCGAGGTGAACAAGCTCATCCACGCCTCGCCGAGCGATCGCCAGGACATGATCGACGACCTCCTCCAGCTCGGGGCGCTCGAGGACTACCGCGAGCGGGCCAGCGACGCCCGCCTCGGCGTGAAGTCGGTGCTCGACGGCAGACGGGAGGTCCTCGAGAACCTCAGGACCCAGGTCGAGAACAAGGAATCGCAGGATCTCCACGAGCAACTGAACGACCTCGAGTCCCGACGCCGGGAGCTTTCGGCGGAGATCGATCGCTTCGAGGACCAGCGCGAGCAGGCCCGCGAGACGCTGGAGGCCGCCGAAGACGTCCTCGATCGACACGAAGAGACGCGAACCGAGATCGAGACGTTGGAGTCGGAGATCGAGGAGCTCCGGGAGAAGATCGCCGAGACGGAGCGCGAGCGCGAGGACACGAAAGACGAGATCCGCAGCCTCGAGGAACGGCGGACGAAACTCGCGGCCGAACGCGACGAGTTGCTCGAGGGAGCCGACCTCGATCTGGTCGATCCCGACCGGGACGCGATCGACGACCGGATCGAAACGCTCGAAGCGCGGGACGAGGAGCTCCGCGACGACCTCGAGGACGTCCGCGTCGCGATCACGGAAAAAAACGGCGAGATCGACCGCCTTCGCGAGGAGGCCGCCGACCTCGAGTCCGACGCGGCGGAGGCGCGGACGGAGGCCGCCGACCTCGAGAGCCAGCTCTCCGCCGACGAGGAAGCGATCGACGAGCGCGAGACGAAACTGGACGACCTCGAGTCGGAGATCGAAACCGCGCGGGCGTCGTTCGACGACGCGTCAGTCGAGGTCGGTGACGCGGCGGATCACCTCGCCGACCTCGAAGCCGAACGCGAGGCACTCACCGACGAGATCGGCGACGTTACGGCCGACATCAGGACCGCCGAGAACGCGATCGAGGACGGGGAGACGCTGCTCGAGGAGGGCAAGTGTCCGGAGTGCGGGCAGCCGGTCGAGGACTCGCCCCACGTCGACGTGCTGGACGAGAAGCGCGAGCAGCTGGCCGAACTCGAGGACCGCCGGGACGAACTCCAGCGCGAGCGCGAGGAGCTCGACGAGCGAATCGAGCGGGCCGAAGCGCTTCGCGAGGCCGAGCGCCGGATCGATCGGCTCGCGGACAACCGCGATAACCTCGAACAGTTGCTCGCGGAAAAACGCGAGACGGTCGCGGAGCGCCGCGAGCAGTGCGAGCGGTTGCGCGAATCGGCCGCGGAGGACGAACGGGACGCCGAGGCGAAGCGCAACGAGGCGGACGCGCTGGAGGAATCGGTCGCGGAGACGCGGACCGGGCTCGGCGAGATCAACACCGAGCGCGGCGAGATCAGAGGGGATCTGGAGACGCTGGAACGCCTGGCCGAGATCGCCGACGAGCGGGCGGATCTCGCCGGGGAGGCGGAGACCCTGCGCGAACGGCGCGCGGACTGGGAGACGATGAACGACGAGCGCCGGGAGCAGCTCTCGGCGAAGCGCGATCGCAAGCGCGAACTCGAATCCGAGTTCGACGAGGATCGGGTCGAAGCGGCGCGCGACGACAAGCAAAACGCCGAGAGCTACATCGAGAAGGTCGATGAGAAGCTCTCGGCGTTGGAGGAACGCCGCGACGAGGTCCAGGGACGGATCGGCCGCGTCGAGGAGAAGCTCGAAGACCTCGAACGGCTCCGCGATCGCCTCGAGGCGGCTGAGCGGCGGTGTGAAAAGCTCGAATCGCTGTACGAGGAGGCAGAAACGCTCCAGGCGACCTACGGCGACCTGCGGGCGGAACTCCGCCAGCGCAACGTCGAGACACTCGAACGGCTCCTGAACGAGACGTTCGATCTCGTCTACCAGAACGACTCGTACGCGGGGATCGATCTGGACGGCGACTACCGGCTGACGGTCTACCAGAAGGACGGCGAGCCGCTCGATCCCGAACAGCTTTCCGGCGGCGAGCGGGCCCTGTTCAACCTGAGCCTGCGGTGTGCGATCTACCGGCTGCTCGCCGAGGGCGTCGAGGGAACGGCGCCGATGCCGCCGCTGATCCTCGACGAGCCGACGGTCTTCCTCGATTCGGGCCACGTCACGCGGCTCGTCTCGCTGGTGGAGTCGATGCGCGGCCTCGGCGTCGAACAGATCGTCGTCGTCAGCCACGACGAGGAACTCGTCGGCGCGGCCGATTCGATCGTCCGGGTCGAGAAGGACGCGACGTCGAACCGATCCAGACTCGAACGCGGCGAGCCACCGGAGGCGGCGTTGCTCGCGCCCGAGTAG
- a CDS encoding helix-turn-helix domain-containing protein, whose protein sequence is MATEATFTIPSDQFPLGSVFTQLPRITVELERIIPGRESIVPYFWVRGTVVDDIESEFSDHPGVDAIQLIDSVEDQYLLRVEWAMEYNGVLSVLTETEIPLIEAVGTAQQWTFSIRGDDQYDITTFQQRCRELDIPITLTKLHALTPIESDTEGALTDTQEEALVLAYDRGYFNSPRDVTMEELGDELGISHQAVASRLRRGIQHVLGSTLSGVRSSAREDT, encoded by the coding sequence ATGGCTACCGAAGCGACGTTTACGATTCCGTCCGATCAGTTCCCCTTGGGAAGCGTGTTCACACAGCTACCGAGGATAACGGTCGAACTGGAACGGATTATTCCGGGACGAGAGTCGATCGTTCCCTACTTCTGGGTTCGAGGAACGGTCGTTGACGATATCGAGAGTGAATTTTCCGACCATCCGGGCGTGGATGCTATCCAACTTATCGATTCAGTCGAGGATCAATATCTGTTGCGCGTCGAGTGGGCGATGGAGTACAACGGCGTCCTGAGCGTCTTGACAGAAACGGAAATTCCACTCATCGAGGCAGTGGGAACGGCCCAGCAGTGGACGTTCAGCATTCGCGGGGACGACCAGTACGACATCACAACCTTTCAGCAACGCTGCCGAGAGTTAGACATCCCGATCACGCTGACGAAGCTTCACGCACTCACGCCGATCGAGTCGGATACCGAGGGCGCACTGACCGATACCCAAGAAGAGGCGCTGGTACTCGCCTACGATCGCGGGTACTTCAACTCTCCCCGCGACGTGACGATGGAAGAACTCGGAGACGAACTTGGAATCTCACACCAGGCCGTTGCGTCTCGACTCCGGCGTGGAATCCAGCACGTCCTTGGATCGACGCTGTCCGGCGTACGGAGTTCAGCCCGAGAAGACACTTAA
- a CDS encoding DUF7322 domain-containing protein, translating to MVFDRTEHEPEEYDPEEDLRDPESDSLTIPRVSTEDAGSTLRADLRSERTDSEDGLSAGETDVPPELLKTFWAIVVVLNAAILAFSIGALLAFFEGADTRSLGLLVGGVVLFGFAVKRYRDYMERRDDEDDA from the coding sequence GTGGTCTTCGATCGGACCGAGCACGAACCGGAAGAGTACGACCCCGAGGAAGATCTGCGGGATCCGGAGAGCGACTCGCTGACCATTCCGCGGGTTTCGACCGAGGACGCCGGGTCGACTCTCCGAGCGGATCTGCGATCGGAACGCACCGACTCCGAAGACGGCCTCTCGGCGGGTGAGACCGACGTTCCGCCCGAGCTACTCAAAACCTTCTGGGCGATCGTCGTGGTGCTCAACGCGGCGATCCTCGCCTTCTCGATCGGCGCGCTGTTGGCGTTCTTCGAGGGCGCGGACACCCGCAGCCTCGGGCTCCTCGTCGGCGGCGTCGTCCTGTTCGGCTTCGCCGTCAAGCGGTACCGCGACTACATGGAGCGAAGGGATGACGAGGACGATGCGTAA
- a CDS encoding MarR family transcriptional regulator, with product MSASVQQETKRGTWDDVRDLPPSAKLVAKVLEYNDTMTQQQIADETLLPARTVRYALNRLDEENVIDSRFSFSDARKRLYSLDIDA from the coding sequence ATGAGCGCATCCGTACAGCAAGAGACCAAGCGGGGCACGTGGGACGACGTGCGCGATCTCCCTCCGAGCGCCAAACTCGTCGCGAAGGTACTCGAGTACAACGACACGATGACCCAGCAACAGATCGCCGACGAGACGCTGCTCCCGGCGCGAACGGTCCGATACGCACTGAACCGCCTCGACGAGGAGAACGTCATCGACTCCCGCTTCTCGTTTTCGGACGCCCGCAAGCGACTCTACAGCCTCGATATCGACGCGTAA
- a CDS encoding DUF7344 domain-containing protein, with protein sequence MVGSSTEFDAVLELCQDQHRRIILAALAHENRSLTMNDLKQIIVDQNHHTAITELSGEEISDIQISLLHTHIPKLEDLSIVEYDRERQLVEPTPQFEQLEPQLSAIIDIDPGLDPPVTL encoded by the coding sequence ATGGTTGGGTCTTCTACCGAGTTCGACGCAGTTCTTGAACTGTGTCAAGATCAGCACCGTCGCATCATCCTCGCAGCTCTCGCCCACGAGAACCGATCGCTAACGATGAACGATCTCAAGCAGATTATCGTCGATCAGAATCATCATACGGCCATAACGGAGCTTTCCGGAGAAGAGATATCGGACATTCAGATCTCGCTACTCCATACCCACATCCCGAAGTTGGAAGACCTCTCGATCGTCGAATACGATCGAGAGCGTCAACTGGTGGAACCAACACCGCAGTTCGAACAGCTGGAGCCCCAGCTTTCAGCCATCATCGATATCGATCCCGGTCTTGACCCACCAGTTACGCTGTGA
- a CDS encoding DUF7346 family protein, translating into MKTVRDDTGKRYLLLKQSESASLVRDPETGNECYVRNDRLDVVGESALETAAQTIDSPIRTLLTNVHDEQTLGLLIELADRGPLRIRTLLDAYDVCESDLHGRLTVLSAAGLIDETEVAGERGYRITEPCRRALDVLRPDLEGDDAVPDEPSIDSA; encoded by the coding sequence ATGAAAACCGTACGCGACGATACCGGGAAACGGTATCTACTGCTCAAGCAGTCAGAGAGTGCGAGTCTCGTTCGCGATCCCGAAACCGGAAACGAATGTTACGTCCGGAACGATCGTCTCGACGTCGTCGGCGAATCGGCCCTCGAGACCGCCGCCCAGACGATCGACAGCCCGATCCGAACGCTGCTGACGAACGTCCACGACGAACAGACCCTGGGGCTGCTGATCGAACTCGCGGATCGCGGCCCGCTCCGGATCCGAACGCTTCTCGACGCGTACGACGTCTGCGAGAGCGACCTCCACGGGAGACTCACGGTCCTCTCGGCGGCGGGACTGATCGACGAAACCGAGGTCGCCGGCGAGCGCGGCTACCGCATTACCGAGCCGTGCAGGCGCGCGCTCGACGTCCTCCGACCCGACCTCGAGGGCGACGACGCCGTTCCCGACGAACCGTCGATCGACTCCGCCTGA
- a CDS encoding NmrA/HSCARG family protein, with protein MVERVLVTGATGNQGGAVVDHLLASDADFDVYGLTRDASGETAQELAGRGVTMVEGDLNDADSLAPRVAEVDAVFAVTNFWTEGYDQQVQQGENIAEVAAAEGVDQFVLSGVGSHWEDTGVPHFDSAWDIEQHARDLDLPLTVLGPVFFFQNFEAFAEDVVEDGTLALPLEEGVPLQMVDTDDVGRAAAVAFENPDEFVGDRIELAGDEKTLAEAADVLSEVTGRDVEPVHVPIEDAYDAFGEEFTVMCEWFNEVGYGADIDALEDRFGFEFVDLETYLRESGWEDKEGMASVPGWVKAMQ; from the coding sequence ATGGTCGAGCGCGTTCTCGTCACCGGAGCGACCGGAAATCAGGGCGGTGCGGTCGTCGACCACCTCTTGGCGTCGGATGCCGACTTCGACGTCTACGGCCTCACGCGGGACGCCTCCGGCGAGACGGCGCAGGAACTCGCCGGTCGGGGCGTGACGATGGTCGAGGGCGACCTGAACGACGCGGACTCTCTGGCGCCCCGGGTCGCCGAGGTGGACGCCGTCTTCGCGGTCACCAACTTCTGGACCGAGGGCTACGACCAGCAGGTCCAACAGGGCGAAAACATCGCCGAGGTCGCCGCCGCCGAGGGCGTCGACCAGTTCGTCCTCAGCGGCGTCGGCAGCCACTGGGAGGACACCGGCGTCCCGCACTTCGATTCCGCGTGGGATATCGAGCAGCACGCTCGGGACCTCGACCTTCCCCTGACCGTGCTCGGCCCGGTGTTCTTCTTCCAGAACTTCGAAGCGTTCGCCGAGGACGTCGTCGAAGACGGGACGCTCGCCCTGCCGCTCGAGGAGGGCGTCCCCCTGCAGATGGTCGACACCGACGACGTCGGCCGCGCCGCCGCCGTCGCGTTCGAGAACCCCGACGAATTCGTCGGCGATCGCATCGAACTCGCGGGCGACGAGAAGACTCTCGCCGAGGCAGCCGACGTCCTCTCCGAGGTCACCGGTCGGGACGTCGAGCCCGTTCACGTCCCGATCGAGGACGCCTACGACGCCTTCGGCGAGGAGTTCACCGTCATGTGCGAGTGGTTCAACGAGGTCGGCTACGGCGCGGATATCGACGCGCTCGAGGACCGCTTCGGCTTCGAGTTCGTCGACCTCGAAACCTATCTCCGCGAGAGCGGCTGGGAGGACAAGGAGGGGATGGCGTCGGTTCCGGGCTGGGTCAAGGCGATGCAGTGA
- a CDS encoding GMP synthase subunit A produces MTKIVVVDNHGQFTHLERRALRDLGVDTELIDNETPPEEADADGVVLSGGPDMDRIGRSADYLDADVPVLGICLGMQLIAAELGGRVGGGEYGGYADVNVEIVDGGDPLTGTLHPETRVWASHADEVKELPEGFDLTARSDVCDVEAMSDTDRDLYGVQWHPEVAHTEEGEEIFENFVEICRQ; encoded by the coding sequence ATGACCAAGATCGTCGTGGTCGACAACCACGGACAGTTCACCCACCTCGAACGCCGGGCGCTTCGCGATCTCGGCGTCGACACGGAGTTGATCGACAACGAGACGCCCCCCGAAGAAGCCGACGCTGACGGCGTCGTGCTTTCGGGCGGCCCGGACATGGACCGCATCGGCCGATCGGCCGACTACCTCGACGCGGACGTCCCGGTGCTCGGGATCTGCCTGGGGATGCAGTTGATCGCAGCGGAACTCGGCGGCCGCGTCGGTGGCGGCGAGTACGGCGGCTACGCCGACGTGAACGTCGAGATCGTCGACGGCGGCGATCCTCTGACCGGAACGTTGCACCCCGAGACCCGCGTCTGGGCCAGCCACGCCGACGAGGTGAAGGAACTCCCCGAGGGCTTCGACCTGACCGCCCGAAGCGACGTCTGCGACGTCGAGGCGATGAGCGACACCGATCGCGACCTCTACGGGGTCCAGTGGCACCCGGAGGTCGCCCACACCGAGGAGGGCGAGGAAATCTTCGAGAACTTCGTCGAGATCTGCCGGCAGTAA
- a CDS encoding DUF7331 family protein: MIDVSTRANDDETMDSSESRSDPSVEGTATIESYETDDGVVFYDAENPLAWVETTRPLALKDLA, encoded by the coding sequence GTGATCGACGTGTCCACACGCGCGAACGACGACGAGACGATGGATAGTAGCGAATCGCGTAGCGATCCCAGTGTCGAGGGCACCGCGACGATCGAATCGTACGAGACGGACGACGGCGTCGTCTTCTACGACGCGGAGAACCCGTTAGCCTGGGTGGAAACCACCCGACCGCTCGCGCTCAAGGATCTCGCCTGA
- the mre11 gene encoding DNA double-strand break repair protein Mre11, with translation MTRVIHTGDTHIGYQQYNAPERRRDFLDAFRQVAADAIDDGVDAVIHAGDLFHDRRPGLVDLQGTVEILRRLNDADVPFLAVVGNHEGKRDAQWLDLFADLGLATRLDATPHVIGDAAFYGLDFVPRSRRDDLEYAFAPVPDEADHAVLVSHGLFEPFAHADWDTERLLAESSVEFDAVLVGDNHDPGTAEVSDTWVTYCGSTERASASEREPRGYNLVTFEEEVAIRRRGLDTTREFVFVDLELEADEGVDRVQERVREHDLEDAVVVVTIEGEGRPITPAAIEELALDRGALIARVNDRRDLPDEDEEVRVSFADPDEAVRERIRELGLSDAARSIDKTVRNDELPDSNVRDTVERRVRDLLEDDQGAFEPAPEREPSDGDVTTVADELGSVEGEPAVDAEAIDAESAEDGSSSAEATLDGADEMTFDDTAETSEDGATTGSTTAADAAETDESGGSDETGEADASLGDFA, from the coding sequence ATGACGCGGGTGATACACACGGGCGACACCCACATCGGGTACCAGCAGTACAACGCGCCCGAGCGACGACGGGACTTTCTCGACGCCTTCCGGCAGGTCGCCGCCGACGCGATCGACGACGGCGTCGACGCGGTGATCCACGCCGGCGACCTCTTTCACGATCGCCGACCCGGCCTGGTCGATCTGCAGGGCACCGTCGAGATCCTCCGACGCCTCAACGACGCAGACGTGCCGTTTCTCGCCGTCGTCGGCAACCACGAGGGCAAGCGGGACGCCCAGTGGCTCGACCTCTTCGCCGACCTCGGCCTCGCAACGCGCCTCGACGCGACGCCGCACGTGATCGGCGACGCGGCCTTCTACGGCCTCGACTTCGTACCTCGCTCCCGCCGGGACGACCTCGAGTACGCGTTCGCCCCCGTTCCCGACGAGGCCGACCACGCCGTCCTCGTGAGCCACGGCCTCTTCGAACCGTTCGCGCACGCGGACTGGGACACAGAACGGCTCCTCGCAGAATCCTCGGTCGAGTTCGACGCCGTCCTGGTCGGCGACAACCACGATCCGGGCACCGCCGAGGTGAGCGATACCTGGGTCACCTACTGCGGTTCGACGGAGCGCGCGAGCGCGAGCGAGCGCGAACCCCGTGGCTACAACCTCGTCACGTTCGAGGAGGAGGTCGCGATTCGACGGCGCGGCCTCGACACCACCCGCGAGTTCGTCTTCGTCGACCTCGAACTCGAAGCCGACGAAGGGGTCGATCGCGTCCAGGAGCGCGTCCGGGAACACGACCTCGAAGACGCGGTCGTCGTCGTGACGATCGAGGGCGAGGGCCGGCCGATCACTCCGGCCGCGATCGAGGAGTTGGCCCTCGATCGCGGGGCGCTGATCGCCCGCGTCAACGATCGTCGGGACCTCCCCGACGAAGACGAGGAGGTGCGGGTGAGCTTCGCCGATCCGGACGAAGCGGTCCGGGAACGGATCCGCGAACTGGGTCTCAGCGACGCCGCCCGAAGCATCGACAAAACCGTTCGGAACGACGAGCTGCCGGACTCGAACGTCCGCGACACCGTCGAACGCCGCGTTCGAGACCTGCTCGAGGACGATCAGGGAGCGTTCGAGCCGGCGCCCGAACGGGAGCCCTCGGACGGAGACGTGACCACGGTCGCAGACGAACTCGGGTCGGTCGAGGGCGAGCCGGCGGTCGACGCGGAGGCGATCGACGCCGAGTCGGCCGAAGACGGGTCGTCTTCCGCCGAAGCGACGCTCGACGGCGCGGACGAGATGACGTTCGACGATACGGCCGAGACGTCCGAAGACGGGGCGACCACTGGTTCGACGACGGCCGCCGACGCAGCCGAGACGGACGAATCGGGCGGTAGCGACGAAACGGGAGAAGCCGACGCCTCGCTGGGTGATTTCGCGTGA